The following nucleotide sequence is from Cucurbita pepo subsp. pepo cultivar mu-cu-16 unplaced genomic scaffold, ASM280686v2 Cp4.1_scaffold000406, whole genome shotgun sequence.
NNNNNNNNNNNNNNNNNNNNNNNNNNNNNNNNNNNNNNNNNNNNNNNNNNNNNNNNNNNNNNNNNNNNNNNNNNNNNNNNNNNNNNNNNNNNNNNNNNNNNNNNNNNNNNNNNNNNNNNNNNNNNNNNNNNNNNNNNNNNNNNNNNNNNNNNNNNNNNNNNNNNNNNNNNNNNNNNNNNNNNNNNNNNNNNNNNNNNNNNNNNNNNNNNNNNNNNNNNNNNNNNNNNNNNNNNNNNNNNNNNNNNNNNNNNNNNNNNNNNNNNNNNNNNNNNNNNNNNNNNNNNNNNNNNNNNNNNNNNNNNNNNNNNNNNNNNNNNNNNNNNNNNNNNNNNNNNNNNNNNNNNNNNNNNNNNNNNNNNNNNNNNNNNNNNNNNNNNNNNNNNNNNNNNNNNNNNNNNNNNNNNNNNNNNNNNNNNNNNNNNNNNNNNNNNNNNNNNNNNNNNNNNNNNNNNNNNNNNNNNNNNNNNNNNNNNNNNNNNNNNNNNNNNNNNNNNNNNNNNNNNNNNNNNNNNNNNNNNNNNNNNNNNNNNNNNNNNNNNNNNNNNNNNNNNNNNNNNNNNNNNNNNNNNNNNNNNNNNNNNNNNNNNNNNNNNNNNNNNNNNNNNNNNNNNNNNNNNNNNNNNNNNNNNNNNNNNNNNNNNNNNNNNNNNNNNNNNNNNNNNNNNNNNNNNNNNNNNNNNNNNNNNNNNNNNNNNNNNNNNNNNNNNNNNNNNNNNNNNNNNNNNNNNNNNNNNNNNNNNNNNNNNNNNNNNNNNNNNNNNNNNNNNNNNNNNNNNNNNNNNNNNNNNNNNNNNNNNNNNNNNNNNNNNNNNNNNNNNNNNNNNNNNNNNNNNNNNNNNNNNNNNNNNNNNNNNNNNNNNNNNNNNNNNNNNNNNNNNNNNNNNNNNNNNNNNNNNNNNNNNNNNNNNNNNNNNNNNNNNNNNNNNNNNNNNNNNNNNNNNNNNNNNNNNNNNNNNNNNNNNNNNNNNNNNNNNNNNNNNNNNNNNNNNNNNNNNNNNNNNNNNNNNNNNNNNNNNNNNNNNNNNNNNNNNNNNNNNNNNNNNNNNNNNNNNNNNNNNNNNNNNNNNNNNNNNNNNNNNNNNNNNNNNNNNNNNNNNNNNNNNNNNNNNNNNNNNNNNNNNNNNNNNNNNNNNNNNNNNNNNNNNNNNNNNNNNNNNNNNNNNNNNNNNNNNNNNNNNNNNNNNNNNNNNNNNNNNNNNNNNNNNNNNNNNNNNNNNNNNNNNNNNNNNNNNNNNNNNNNNNNNNNNNNNNNNNNNNNNNNNNNNNNNNNNNNNNNNNNNNNNNNNNNNNNNNNNNNNNNNNNNNNNNNNNNNNNNNNNNNNNNNNNNNNNNNNNNNNNNNNNNNNNNNNNNNNNNNNNNNNNNNNNNNNNNNNNNNNNNNNNNNNNNNNNNNNNNNNNNNNNNNNNNNNNNNNNNNNNNNNNNNNNNNNNNNNNNNNNNNNNNNNNNNNNNNNNNNNNNNNNNNNNNNNNNNNNNNNNNNNNNNNNNNNNNNNNNNNNNNNNNNNNNNNNNNNNNNNNNNNNNNNNNNNNNNNNNNNNNNNNNNNNNNNNNNNNNNNNNNNNNNNNNNNNNNNNNNNNNNNNNNNNNNNNNNNNNNNNNNNNNNNNNNNNNNNNNNNNNNNNNNNNNNNNNNNNNNNNNNNNNNNNNNNNNNNNNNNNNNNNNNNNNNNNNNNNNNNNNNNNNNNNNNNNNNNNNNNNNNNNNNNNNNNNNNNNNNNNNNNNNNNNNNNNNNNNNNNNNNNNNNNNNNNNNNNNNNNNNNNNNNNNNNNNNNNNNNNNNNNNNNNNNNNNNNNNNNNNNNNNNNNNNNNNNNNNNNNNNNNNNNNNNNNNNNNNNNNNNNNNNNNNNNNNNNNNNNNNNNNNNNNNNNNNNNNNNNNNNNNNNNNNNNNNNNNNNNNNNNNNNNNNNNNNNNNNNNNNNNNNNNNNNNNNNNNNNNNNNNNNNNNNNNNNNNNNNNNNNNNNNNNNNNNNNNNNNNNNNNNNNNNNNNNNNNNNNNNNNNNNNNNNNNNNNNNNNNNNNNNNNNNNNNNNNNNNNNNNNNNNNNNNNNNNNNNNNNNNNNNNNNNNNNNNNNNNNNNNNNNNNNNNNNNNNNNNNNNNNNNNNNNNNNNNNNNNNNNNNNNNNNNNNNNNNNNNNNNNNNNNNNNNNNNNNNNNNNNNNNNNNNNNNNNNNNNNNNNNNNNNNNNNNNNNNNNNNNNNNNNNNNNNNNNNNNNNNNNNNNNNNNNNNNNNNNNNNNNNNNNNNNNNNNNNNNNNNNNNNNNNNNNNNNNNNNNNNNNNNNNNNNNNNNNNNNNNNNNNNNNNNNNNNNNNNNNNNNNNNNNNNNNNNNNNNNNNNNNNNNNNNNNNNNNNNNNNNNNNNNNNNNNNNNNNNNNNNNNNNNNNNNNNNNNNNNNNNNNNNNNNNNNNNNNNNNNNNNNNNNNNNNNNNNNNNNNNNNNNNNNNNNNNNNNNNNNNNNNNNNNNNNNNNNNNNNNNNNNNNNNNNNNNNNNNNNNNNNNNNNNNNNNNNNNNNNNNNNNNNNNNNNNNNNNNNNNNNNNNNNNNNNNNNNNNNNNNNNNNNNNNNNNNNNNNNNNNNNNNNNNNNNNNNNNNNNNNNNNNNNNNNNNNNNNNNNNNNNNNNNNNNNNNNNNNNNNNNNNNNNNNNNNNNNNNNNNNNNNNNNNNNNNNNNNNNNNNNNNNNNNNNNNNNNNNNNNNNNNNNNNNNNNNNNNNNNNNNNNNNNNNNNNNNNNNNNNNNNNNNNNNNNNNNNNNNNNNNNNNNNNNNNNNNNNNNNNNNNNNNNNNNNNNNNNNNNNNNNNNNNNNNNNNNNNNNNNNNNNNNNNNNNNNNNNNNNNNNNNNNNNNNNNNNNNNNNNNNNNNNNNNNNNNNNNNNNNNNNNNNNNNNNNNNNNNNNNNNNNNNNNNNNNNNNNNNNNNNNNNNNNNNNNNNNNNNNNNNNNNNNNNNNNNNNNNNNNNNNNNNNNNNNNNNNNNNNNNNNNNNNNNNNNNNNNNNNNNNNNNNNNNNNNNNNNNNNNNNNNNNNNNNNNNNNNNNNNNNNNNNNNNNNNNNNNNNNNNNNNNNNNNNNNNNNNNNNNNNNNNNNNNNNNNNNNNNNNNNNNNNNNNNNNNNNNNNNNNNNNNNNNNNNNNNNNNNNNNNNNNNNNNNNNNNNNNNNNNNNNNNNNNNNNNNNNNNNNNNNNNNNNNNNNNNNNNNNNNNNNNNNNNNNNNNNNNNNNNNNNNNNNNNNNNNNNNNNNNNNNNNNNNNNNNNNNNNNNNNNNNNNNNNNNNNNNNNNNNNNNNNNNNNNNNNNNNNNNNNNNNNNNNNNNNNNNNNNNNNNNNNNNNNNNNNNNNNNNNNNNNNNNNNNNNNNNNNNNNNNNNNNNNNNNNNNNNNNNNNNNNNNNNNNNNNNNNNNNNNNNNNNNNNNNNNNNNNNNNNNNNNNNNNNNNNNNNNNNNNNNNNNNNNNNNNNNNNNNNNNNNNNNNNNNNNNNNNNNNNNNNNNNNNNNNNNNNNNNNNNNNNNNNNNNNNNNNNNNNNNNNNNNNNNNNNNNNNNNNNNNNNNNNNNNNNNNNNNNNNNNNNNNNNNNNNNNNNNNNNNNNNNNNNNNNNNNNNNNNNNNNNNNNNNNNNNNNNNNNNNNNNNNNNNNNNNNNNNNNNNNNNNNNNNNNNNNNNNNNNNNNNNNNNNNNNNNNNNNNNNNNNNNNNNNNNNNNNNNNNNNNNNNNNNNNNNNNNNNNNNNNNNNNNNNNNNNNNNNNNNNNNNNNNNNNNNNNNNNNNNNNNNNNNNNNNNNNNNNNNNNNNNNNNNNNNNNNNNNNNNNNNNNNNNNNNNNNNNNNNNNNNNNNNNNNNNNNNNNNNNNNNNNNNNNNNNNNNNNNNNNNNNNNNNNNNNNNNNNNNNNNNNNNNNNNNNNNNNNNNNNNNNNNNNNNNNNNNNNNNNNNNNNNNNNNNNNNNNNNNNNNNNNNNNNNNNNNNNNNNNNNNNNNNNNNNNNNNNNNNNNNNNNNNNNNNNNNNNNNNNNNNNNNNNNNNNNNNNNNNNNNNNNNNNNNNNNNNNNNNNNNNNNNNNNNNNNNNNNNNNNNNNNNNNNNNNNNNNNNNNNNNNNNNNNNNNNNNNNNNNNNNNNNNNNNNNNNNNNNNNNNNNNNNNNNNNNNNNNNNNNNNNNNNNNNNNNNNNNNNNNNNNNNNNNNNNNNNNNNNNNNNNNNNNNNNNNNNNNNNNNNNNNNNNNNNNNNNNNNNNNNNNNNNNNNNNNNNNNNNNNNNNNNNNNNNNNNNNNNNNNNNNNNNNNNNNNNNNNNNNNNNNNNNNNNNNNNNNNNNNNNNNNNNNNNNNNNNNNNNNNNNNNNNNNNNNNNNNNNNNNNNNNNNNNNNNNNNNNNNNNNNNNNNNNNNNNNNNNNNNNNNNNNNNNNNNNNNNNNNNNNNNNNNNNNNNNNNNNNNNNNNNNNNNNNNNNNNNNNNNNNNNNNNNNNNNNNNNNNNNNNNNNNNNNNNNNNNNNNNNNNNNNNNNNNNNNNNNNNNNNNNNNNNNNNNNNNNNNNNNNNNNNNNNNNNNNNNNNNNNNNNNNNNNNNNNNNNNNNNNNNNNNNNNNNNNNNNNNNNNNNNNNNNNNNNNNNNNNNNNNNNNNNNNNNNNNNNNNNNNNNNNNNNNNNNNNNNNNNNNNNNNNNNNNNNNNNNNNNNNNNNNNNNNNNNNNNNNNNNNNNNNNNNNNNNNNNNNNNNNNNNNNNNNNNNNNNNNNNNNNNNNNNNNNNNNNNNNNNNNNNNNNNNNNNNNNNNNNNNNNNNNNNNNNNNNNNNNNNNNNNNNNNNNNNNNNNNNNNNNNNNNNNNNNNNNNNNNNNNNNNNNNNNNNNNNNNNNNNNNNNNNNNNNNNNNNNNNNNNNNNNNNNNNNNNNNNNNNNNNNNNNNNNNNNNNNNNNNNNNNNNNNNNNNNNNNNNNNNNNNNNNNNNNNNNNNNNNNNNNNNNNNNNNNNNNNNNNNNNNNNNNNNNNNNNNNNNNNNNNNNNNNNNNNNNNNNNNNNNNNNNNNNNNNNNNNNNNNNNNNNNNNNNNNNNNNNNNNNNNNNNNNNNNNNNNNNNNNNNNNNNNNNNNNNNNNNNNNNNNNNNNNNNNNNNNNNNNNNNNNNNNNNNNNNNNNNNNNNNNNNNNNNNNNNNNNNNNNNNNNNNNNNNNNNNNNNNNNNNNNNNNNNNNNNNNNNNNNNNNNNNNNNNNNNNNNNNNNNNNNNNNNNNNNNNNNNNNNNNNNNNNNNNNNNNNNNNNNNNNNNNNNNNNNNNNNNNNNNNNNNNNNNNNNNNNNNNNNNNNNNNNNNNNNNNNNNNNNNNNNNNNNNNNNNNNNNNNNNNNNNNNNNNNNNNNNNNNNNNNNNNNNNNNNNNNNNNNNNNNNNNNNNNNNNNNNNNNNNNNNNNNNNNNNNNNNNNNNNNNNNNNNNNNNNNNNNNNNNNNNNNNNNNNNNNNNNNNNNNNNNNNNNNNNNNNNNNNNNNNNNNNNNNNNNNNNNNNNNNNNNNNNNNNNNNNNNNNNNNNNNNNNNNNNNNNNNNNNNNNNNNNNNNNNNNNNNNNNNNNNNNNNNNNNNNNNNNNNNNNNNNNNNNNNNNNNNNNNNNNNNNNNNNNNNNNNNNNNNNNNNNNNNNNNNNNNNNNNNNNNNNNNNNNNNNNNNNNNNNNNNNNNNNNNNNNNNNNNNNNNNNNNNNNNNNNNNNNNNNNNNNNNNNNNNNNNNNNNNNNNNNNNNNNNNNNNNNNNNNNNNNNNNNNNNNNNNNNNNNNNNNNNNNNNNNNNNNNNNNNNNNNNNNNNNNNNNNNNNNNNNNNNNNNNNNNNNNNNNNNNNNNNNNNNNNNNNNNNNNNNNNNNNNNNNNNNNNNNNNNNNNNNNNNNNNNNNNNNNNNNNNNNNNNNNNNNNNNNNNNNNNNNNNNNNNNNNNNNNNNNNNNNNNNNNNNNNNNNNNNNNNNNNNNNNNNNNNNNNNNNNNNNNNNNNNNNNNNNNNNNNNNNNNNNNNNNNNNNNNNNNNNNNNNNNNNNNNNNNNNNNNNNNNNNNNNNNNNNNNNNNNNNNNNNNNNNNNNNNNNNNNNNNNNNNNNNNNNNNNNNNNNNNNNNNNNNNNNNNNNNNNNNNNNNNNNNNNNNNNNNNNNNNNNNNNNNNNNNNNNNNNNNNNNNNNNNNNNNNNNNNNNNNNNNNNNNNNNNNNNNNNNNNNNNNNNNNNNNNNNNNNNNNNNNNNNNNNNNNNNNNNNNNNNNNNNNNNNNNNACAAAGTAGCTGCCACCCTATAGTCCCAGGAGTCCCATTAACATCCATTGTAATGgacctatttttcttttaaaataaacctaTTACTATGGGTATGTCATGAATTGTTCAAgcaaaaaaatatctaaaagttggttttaactttaaaatttgtcaTTAACTTCAATATTCATAAATAGTGCAAATAGGGTGAAAACAGAGTTAGAGTAAGGTTTAAACATCTTCTAACAGCGAAATCAAACATGCAATTTAATCAAGGGTGGAAAAAATAATctcattcaaaattcaaaataaggGTGTTTCTTAATTCTTACCATTTTTGGATTCAAGCATTTTCTCTTTGGGATCTCTTCACAAGATTGGGTCGGTATGATCAACAATCACCTAAAAGtcataatttaaacataaatactatccttaaattcataaatcatATCTTGGGTTCTTCCTCAATTATTAATCGATTTCGGTAGTTCAAAAGTTTAGACCTATAAAGAATCATGTTTTGAGCCACTTCCGTGAAGGATTCTCGACCAAAAACCGTCCTGAactccacaaatttgagttggAATCTCACTTTTCAGCttcctctttcaaaaatcctagcccctcttttcttttccattttctaagAAGGCTTGTACCTTCGTAACCTTGGTGTTATAGAAAGGTTAAATCGGGTAAGAAGGGTTAAGGGCGTCACATGGACCGCCGATAGTAGTAGCTTTAACAACAGGGCTGAAAGTGTGAGTGTATTTGAGACAAAAAATctgagtataacctttggcaacaagacgagTCTTGAAATGCTCAATAGATTCATCGAGCAAATAGTTAGTATTAAACACCCATTTAGAGCCCGCGTGTTGCGCGGGCgaagaacaaaaatctaaGTGTCGTTTATTGTAAAGCTCGAATTTTCTCATCCATGGCAGCAATCCAAACACAATTCTTAGCGGTAGATATGAATTTTCTTGGCTCAATGTTTgcaagaagagaaaaaagaagtccAAATGCGCCCAAAACATCAAAAATTGTTGGATGAcgagttttgaaaatataaacttttgcTCGTGTGATCGTAGGatcaaaacccaaagaagatgaagaatcagTAGCAAGTTCAATAGGGGGCGAATCATAAGCCGAGGGTGACAAAGAGGAACCtgcaagagaagtatcaaTTTGCACATACTAATCCACAAGGTCATAACAAATATCACATGGAGATGAGCTAGATCGAGGAATGTGCAGTGAAGAAGGGGTAGGGGGATCAATATGGTAAAAGACGCGGCtccaaaaaatttgaaatatgaaaagagGAAAGAGACCTAGGGACAGCAGAAAAATGAGCTTCATCGAATTGAATGTGACCGGTGATATATAGCCTGGTGGTGGTTGGATCAAGACAACAAAACCTTTTACGAGGGGTACTATAACCCAGGAAAATGCAATGagtcattttatttcttttcaagtcATATTAATGCCGATATGATTTGTTCTACACGTCTTTTGCATTTGGACGACGCTAcgtgtaaaaaagaaaatattagtattcgctttaaaaaatacaaatttcattttaccCTTACCCAAAACACCTTCTTGTCCACCTTGATGCATTTGAACTCTTTCGTCTAACTCAATCTGCTACATGCTAGTCATAGCATCTCATTGATTgttgtatattatattttgagatTAACGACCTTACCGTCTATAGTTGATACCCTTTTCAGTTTGATACTCAATAACTTCTCTATCATCGACTCTTGTAGTTGTCGTAGGTACCTTGATCTCAACtatataaattaacaaataaactatatttttttttatagaaaaaataaagaacaaataaactAAATGAACCATTTCAAACTATATAGCATTCAATGGCCTTAAATTGCTCACAACTAAATAACTGGAGGTTGAAACCATAAAGAGCTTACTTTTATTATCTTTCAAACCCTATTAATACATACACCAATTGACAAAGATGATATCAAAAACAACTTGAATAACAATGGCACAAGTGAATTTTCTCATTGCTGCACTATCGCTCCACATAGTTTGGTCATTATGTACGAGCAAATTGTGCAGTGCTTctgatctaaaaaaatttggatcttTTCCTGCCATTCTTATTTTCGGTGATTCTACGGTAGATACGGGAAATAACAACTTCATTCCCACCATTATAAAGGCTAATTACTCTCCCTATGGCAAAGATTTTCCCGGTCATATTGCTACTGGAAGGTTCAGTAATGGAAAACTCATTCCGGACATGGTGGCTTCTAGGTTGGGCATAAAGGAGCTTGTTCCTCCATTTTTGGATCCAAAATTGTCAAATGATGACGTGAAATCAGGAGTTAGTTTTGCATCAGCCGGCTCAGGGTTTGATGATCTAACTACTATGACATACAAAGTTATTCCTATGATGATGCAAGTTGATATGTTCAAGAATTATATTCAAAGACTTACCGAGATTGTAGGTGGAGATGAAAGTAAGAAGATTATTGGTAGTGCTTTAGTTATTCTTAGTGCAGGAACTAATGACTTTACCAAAAATTTCTACGACCTTCCGGTAAGGAAACTACAATACAATATTAGCGGTTACCAAGATTTCATCCAAGATAGACTACAAAGCTTCATCGAGGTAAATTAAACCATATGCACACTATTAACCCTCATCAATATTTATAATCCAAATTCATTCACATAAGCTTATGAACTCTAACATACTAAACAGGAAATTTACGAGCTTGGATGTCGCAATATAGTGGTTGCTGGCCTCCCTCCTATTGGTTGTCTTCCCATTCAAGAGACTATATCGTTTCAACCTCCTCTAAAGCGAATATGTTTGGAAGATCAAAACTCGGACTCCATATCCTATAATCAGAAGCTTTCAAAGTTGTTGGGCAATCTACAATCGCAACTACATGGAAGCACCATATTGTACGCTGACATTTACACCCCTCTCATCGACATGGTCAATAATCCTCACAAGTATGGTAAGTCGGTGCCCATCAAAATAGAAACCTTTATCAACTTATATGATCTAAGGTCGTACATATTTTAGAGAAATCGAGTTCTGAGAATCATTTTCAACTAAGTTTTGCCTGGGGCTTTTGGTCGCACAGGTTTTGAGCATACGAACACAGGTTGTTGTGGAACTGGATTGGCAGAAGTAGCGCCTCTATGTAATGCATTAACCCCAACATGTGAAGATTCATCAAAATACCTGTTTTGGGATAGCGTCCATCCGACCGAAGCAGCTTACAAATTCATGACTGAATTATTTCTCAAGCAATTTCTTTAATCACCtgaatcaaaattgaatagTTTCGGGTTCTAAGTCTAAGGCTCCAGTGTTAgtcgattttaaaatgaaacttGTCTAGACTACTTTcgtaatactttttttttttctttctctagtTAACAACGAAGGCTATAGTCTGTAAATGTATTTATCACGATCAAATGGACACAAATAGTGTATTTCCAAGCAAAATctcgttttatttttatttatttatttcagaATGACAAATACTCTTAAGCAACTTATAAAGgtataataaaagatttttacATTTGATCctataatgaaaaagaaaaaaaaaaattgtatacgtactaaataataaatataataaatatttagaggCAGAAAGCgacatattcttttttaatttagaaaagaaatatcTATGGTATTGAACTATTGtacatttcaatttaaattagaaatcaTTATTAACCATATATAGATTTGATggtatataaaaataaatcattatgtATTACAAATTATCATATGGTAGGAGGATATTAAATGCGagatctaaaaaatattttataaataaaataatcataattcaCCGTATTATTCAAATGTgaatttcttaatatattttttaaaagaaaaattaattttaaatttaaacatttcttattaaataCCGAACCCAACAATACTAACCAtaaaatttttgggttgggttggctGGGGAATGgatttgagattcaaatctcttAGTTGAAGGTAAATGTCAATTATCTCTAAATTATATTCCTTCAATATGACAAAACCATGTGTTATGTTTTGgacgttttttttaatgtagtTGTAATATTCTTCTCCAAGTCCACGGCTAGGAGATATTAGTCTGTTAGTTGATAATGTCCGTTATGTTTGGCTCacataccatttataacagctttggagataatatctattatgTCTTGCTCgaatactatttataacagctcGAAGTCACTACAGGATATTTTATGGGCTTTAGCCCGGTTACA
It contains:
- the LOC111785231 gene encoding GDSL esterase/lipase At2g30310-like, producing the protein MAQVNFLIAALSLHIVWSLCTSKLCSASDLKKFGSFPAILIFGDSTVDTGNNNFIPTIIKANYSPYGKDFPGHIATGRFSNGKLIPDMVASRLGIKELVPPFLDPKLSNDDVKSGVSFASAGSGFDDLTTMTYKVIPMMMQVDMFKNYIQRLTEIVGGDESKKIIGSALVILSAGTNDFTKNFYDLPVRKLQYNISGYQDFIQDRLQSFIEEIYELGCRNIVVAGLPPIGCLPIQETISFQPPLKRICLEDQNSDSISYNQKLSKLLGNLQSQLHGSTILYADIYTPLIDMVNNPHKYGFEHTNTGCCGTGLAEVAPLCNALTPTCEDSSKYLFWDSVHPTEAAYKFMTELFLKQFL